AAAGGGCGCGAAAGGATGCAGCAGAATCAAAGCGTCCCGGAAAACATGCCAGAGCACGGACAGGCTGGCGGTTTTGGCCGCGGCGCCTTCCTTGTCGTACAAGGTGGGTTTGATGGCCTCCAGATACCAGTCGCACAGTTCGTGCCAGACAAACTGGTAGACCGCACCGGCGGCTTCGTTGAACCTGTATGCGTCCAGGGCCTGCTCCGTCTGCTTGACGACTTCAGATAGGCGGGAGACGATCCAGCGGTCCTGCAGGGAGAGATTTTTCTCTTCCATGGCGTCAAAGCCTTTGTCCAGGTGCATCAGCGAGAAGCGGGCGGCGTTCCACAATTTATTGATGAAGTGGCGGTAGCCTTCCACCCGTTTTTCGCTCATCTTGACATCCCGGCCCTGGGCGGCAAAGGCGGCCAGGGTGAAGCGGAAGGCGTCGGTGCCGTAGTGGTCGATGACGTTGAGCGGGTCGATGACATTGCCCTTGGACTTGCTCATCTTCTTGCCCTCTTCGTCGCGGACCAGGGCATGCACGTATACATCGTGAAAGGGAATCTCTTTCATGAAGTGGATGCCCATCATCATCATGCGGGCCACCCAGAAGAAAAGGATGTCGAAGCCGGTGACCAGCACCGAAGTGGGATAATACTTTTTGAGAAGAAGCGTTTCCTCCGGCCAGCCCATGGTGGAAAACGGCCACAGGGCCGAACTGAACCAGGTGTCCAGCACATCGGTTTCCTGAACCAGATCGGTGGCGCCGCAGTCCGGGCAGACGTCCGGAGCATCCATGGCCACGATCATTTTACGGCAGCCCTGGCAGGTCCAGGCCGGAATCTGATGCCCCCACCAGATCTGACGGGAAATGCACCAGTCGCGAATGTTGTACATCCAATCATAGTAGGTTTTTGTCCAGGACTCCGGGATGATGCGGGTCTTGCCGGTTTCCACCGCTTCGATGGCTTTTTGGGCCAGGGGTTTGGCTTTGACGAACCATTGCCGCGAGAGGTTGGGTTCGACCACGGTTTTACAGCGATAGCAGTGCCCGACGCTGTGGCGATGGGGCTCGATGCGCTCCAGCAGGCCCTCGGCCTGAAGGGCTTCGACCACGGCCTTGCGGCATTCGAAGCGGTCCATCCCTTTGAACCGGCCGGCTTCTTCGGTCATGGAACCGTCGTCGGCGATAACCTTGATACTGGGCAGGTTGTGGCGTTGGCCGATCTCGAAGTCGTTGGGGTCGTGGGCCGGGGTGACCTTCAAGGCGCCGGTGCCGGTGGACAGATCCACATAGGTGTCTTGAATAATGGGGATTTCACGATTCATCAACGGTAGGATGACCGCCGTGGCGGACAGGTCGGCGTAGCGCTCGTCCTCCGGGTGGATGGCCACGGCCGTATCCCCCAGCATGGTCTCCGGGCGGGTGGTGGCCACGGTGACCGACCCGCTGCCGTCGGCATAGGGGTAGCGGATGTGGTAGAAGTTGCCGTCCAGTTCTTCGTGCTCCACCTCCAGATCGGACAGGGCCGTGTGGCAGCGGCAGCACCAGTTGATGATGTAGTCCCCCTGGTAGATCAACCCTTCGTCATAAAGCTGGACGAACACTTTTCTCACCGCTTTCGAGAGACCTTCGTCCATGGTGAAGCGTTCCCGATCCCAGTCGCAGGAGGCGCCCAGCCGCTTGAGCTGGTTGATGATGGCACTGCCATACTCCTTGCGCCATTCCCACACCGACTCGATGAACTTCTCTCTTCCCAGGGCATGCCTGTCGGTGCCTTCGGCAGCCAGCTTCTTCTCCACCACATTCTGGGTGGCGATGCCGGCGTGGTCCGTTCCCGGCATCCACAGAACGCTGTCGCCCTTCAGGCGGCGGTAGCGGCACATGATGTCCTGCATGGTGTTGTTCAGCGCGTGCCCCATATGCAGAACCCCGGTGACATTGGGGGGCGGGATCACGATGGAATAGGTCTTCCGGGTGGTACTTTCATCCGCGGCGAACAGTTTTTCTTTTTCCCAGTAACTGTACCAGCGCTTTTCGACTTCTTCGGGAGAATAACTCTTGTCCAGTAAATCGCGACTCATAAGGATTGTGCTCCTTGTACAAAACGGCCCGGTAGCCGATACCAGGCCGTAAAAAAATGGAAAAGGGGATTAGTCGATAATCCCCAGTATAAACTGTTCCCTGTCGATGCCAAAGGCGTGCCCGGCTACCCGGACATGCCGTCGCTGTCATCCAGCAGGGCGTTCTTGATTTTTTCGATTTCCCGTTTGACGGTTTTCTCGATGGTCTGAAGCATCAACTGCTCGATTTTTTCACCGTAGATTTTTTCGATTGTCCGGGTCAGGGCCGTTTCGATCTGCTCCTCGGTAAGAGAGACGGCATCTTCGGGCACAGGCGTTTCAGGCGGTGTGGCCGGCACGAACATGGCTCCGCTGTCCGGTTCATCGACCGACACTCCTACCGGCTCGAAAGATTCGGACGCTTCCGTTTCCTCGGCGGCCGGTTCCGCTTCAAAAAGGCTGAAATCGGCATCGGGTCCCGCGGTTTCGACCGCCTCTTGCGGGGTTTCGAAATTCACGGGTTCATCCGTATCTTTCAGCAGGGCTTCGGCTCTGCTTTCCAAATCCGGGAATTCGTCATCCGTCTCGTCCTCGACCCCCTGGGGTTGGGCAATGTCGGCGACCTCGAGCAGGTCGATGACATCTTCTTCTTCCCCGGTCGGTGGGGTTTCCTCCTGATCCGTGGTTCCCGGGACTTCCGGCTCGTCTAACGCCGTCTGGGACTTGGAATCGCCGGTGACCTCAAGCAGGTCGATGATCTCCTCTTCTTCTTCGGCCGGTTGCCCTGAATCTTCCGGGGTTGGCTGGATGGCTTCGTCTCCGGTTGCGCCGATTTCGGTTTCGATCGGGGTGGCCACGTCCATAAGGTCGATGATGTCATCATCCGGTTCGTCTTCGGATGCCTGAGAAGATGAACCAACATCTGACGCTTCCGGTACTACGGCCAGATCCGTCAGGTCGATGATGTCGTCATCGCTTTCCGCAGATGGCTGCAGGGGCGCTTCGGCCGGTGCGGCATCTTGCAAAGAGGGCGGCGTTTCATCGGTATCGACGGTGGTTGTCGGCGAGGAATCGGGCTGTTCCAGAACCTCGGTCAGATCGATGATGTCATCATTGACCGCTTCGGCAACCACATGGGTCAGGTCGATGATCTCATCGTCATTCAGGTCGTTTTTGTTTTCCTGTTGCGGATCAGGCTTCTGGCGACCGTCCATAGTTATCTCCCGTTAGCCTTGTTTGATGAAAAGCCCCTTGTGCGGGTCGTTCCCGGCGGCATTGCGACGGATTTCGAGGAAACCGGCAAAGCAACTATCGAAAAACAATTATCACACGGTAACAAACCTGTCAACTTATTTGGATTCTTGATAAAAATCACGATTCGGATTTTTTTTGGCGTCGATTGCCCGCAAAAATTCCGATCAACGGGATGGCCGTTGGCGATGAGCCCGCACCGTATCCCACGAATAGACGGCCAGCGCCATCCAGATGAGCCCGAAAGTGACGGCCTGAACGCGGGTAAAGGGCTCGTCGAACAGGGTAATTCCCAGAAGGAGCATACCGGTGGGCGCGGTGTATTGAATGAAGCCCAGGGTCGCTAAGGTGATGCGTTTGGCTCCCAGATTGAACAGCAGCAACGGGGTCGCCGTCAGAATGCCGGTGCCCATCAGCAGCAGGTCGATATGGCCGCCGGATCTTAAGAAAGCACCCGCATGGTTCTGGTGAAGGTGAAATATCCACAGGCCGGCGGGAACCGTGAGCAGCAGGGTCTCCACGGTCAGACCGGCCAAGGCCCCGACGGCCGCCACTTTGCGAACCAGTCCGTATAAACCGAAGCTGAACGCCAGGGCCAGGGAGACCCAGGGGAAGACGCCATAGCGAAAGGCGAGGTTGAGCACGCCCAGTGTGGCCAGAGCCACGGCAATGGATTGGGCCCGACGCAGCCGTTCGCCGAGAAAGACCATCCCCAGGACGATGTTGACCAGCGGATTGATGTAATATCCCAGGCTGGCCTGGAGCACGCGGCCGTTGTTCACCGCCCAGATATAGATCAGCCAGTTGACACCCACCAGAATCGATGTGACCAGCAAAATGCCCATGATCTTAGGCCGTTTCAAAGCGGTTTTGAAGTCGTTCCACTGTCTGCCGAACCACACCAGGGGCATGAGAAAGGCGAATGACCAGATCACCCGATGGAGGATGATTTCCAGGGCGTCGACCTGGCCAAGAGCCTTCCAGTAAACGGGACTCAATACCCAGATGAGGAACGCGAAAAAGGCAAACAGAACGCCGGACGGTGATTGGCGGTTTGGGGTGGATGGCGGTTCGGGCATTGGGTCTCTTGTGGTTTTTAGTAAAGATGGACAAAGATTTCCTTTTACCAGAAACCGGATGCCGGTCAAGAGACGATTCGTCGGGTGATTCGTGTTGGCCCGAAGGAGTTTGTCCTTCGAGGTTTTTTAGGATAAGATCGCTTTTCGATCAAATCGTATGGGCGATATCCTTAACGGTTTCAATTCGCCGCGAACCCGATGGGAGCGAAACAGTCATGAGCAACAGCAACGAACGGTTAAATAGTTTTGTCGTCGTTTTACTGGTGGTTTTTATTTCTGCCGTTTTTCTTTCCATGATCCGGTCTTTCCTGATGGCCATCTTTCTGGCCGGCATTTTTGCGGCTTTGACCCGACCCATCTATCATTGGCTGGAAAAGGTGCTTAAAGGAAGACGAAGTCTGGCCTCGTTGCTTACCCTGACGCTGATCATCATCGTGGTGGTGGTGCCTTTGGGCTTACTCACCGGGGTCGTCACCGGCCAGGCCATCAAGGTCAGCCAGTCGGCCGTACCCTGGGTGAAAAACCAGCTCAGCCAGCCCGGTGGGATCAACCAAATTCTGGAAAGCATTCCCTACTACGATAAGATCGCCCCGCACAGCGAATTGATCCTGCGCAAGGCCGGCGAACTGGTGGGCGGAATCAGTCAACTTCTGGTCAACAATCTCTCGTCGGCTGCCGTCGGCGCCGTCAATCTGATTTTCATGCTCTTCGTATGGCTCTACACCATGTATTTCTTTTTGATGGACGGAGAAAAACTGCTGGAGAAGATCCTCTACTACCTGCCCCTTCAGGACCAGGAGGAGCAGCAGCTGCTGGAGCGATTCACTTCGGTAAGCCGGGCGACACTGAAAGGCACCGCTGTCATCGGCATTCTCCAGGGCAGCTTGGCCGGCCTGGCCTTCTGGGCGGTGGGCATTCCCAGCGCCACCTTCTGGGGGGTGATCATGGTGGTGCTTTCCATCATCCCCAGCGTCGGAACGGCCGTGGTCTGGCTGCCGGCCGCGGTGATATTGGGATTCAGCGGCGCCATCGGCAAGGCGGTGGGACTGCTGATTTTCTGCGGTCTGGTCGTCGGCAGCCTGGACAATCTGCTGCGGCCCATTCTGGTAGGCAAGGACACCCAGATGCACGAATTGATGATTTTCTTCGGCACCATGGGCGGCATTTTCATGTTCGGGATGATCGGGGTGCTCATCGGTCCGATCATCGCCGCGCTGTTCGTGACCATCTGGGAGATTTACGGACAGGCCTTTGCCCATATCCTGCCGGAAACCGGATATGTGCTGCGGA
This window of the uncultured Desulfosarcina sp. genome carries:
- a CDS encoding valine--tRNA ligase, with the translated sequence MSRDLLDKSYSPEEVEKRWYSYWEKEKLFAADESTTRKTYSIVIPPPNVTGVLHMGHALNNTMQDIMCRYRRLKGDSVLWMPGTDHAGIATQNVVEKKLAAEGTDRHALGREKFIESVWEWRKEYGSAIINQLKRLGASCDWDRERFTMDEGLSKAVRKVFVQLYDEGLIYQGDYIINWCCRCHTALSDLEVEHEELDGNFYHIRYPYADGSGSVTVATTRPETMLGDTAVAIHPEDERYADLSATAVILPLMNREIPIIQDTYVDLSTGTGALKVTPAHDPNDFEIGQRHNLPSIKVIADDGSMTEEAGRFKGMDRFECRKAVVEALQAEGLLERIEPHRHSVGHCYRCKTVVEPNLSRQWFVKAKPLAQKAIEAVETGKTRIIPESWTKTYYDWMYNIRDWCISRQIWWGHQIPAWTCQGCRKMIVAMDAPDVCPDCGATDLVQETDVLDTWFSSALWPFSTMGWPEETLLLKKYYPTSVLVTGFDILFFWVARMMMMGIHFMKEIPFHDVYVHALVRDEEGKKMSKSKGNVIDPLNVIDHYGTDAFRFTLAAFAAQGRDVKMSEKRVEGYRHFINKLWNAARFSLMHLDKGFDAMEEKNLSLQDRWIVSRLSEVVKQTEQALDAYRFNEAAGAVYQFVWHELCDWYLEAIKPTLYDKEGAAAKTASLSVLWHVFRDALILLHPFAPFVTEEIWHALPGTEGSIMKAAWPDGIMPGSDPEAEAQMQTVMAMITGIRNVRGEMNISPSTALTVAVKPENPEIGLVVESNRDLIENLARLDGLTVDAAMKGPKAAATVLVGGATVYVLLEGIIDFAQEQVRLEKEIGKLTKELAGMNKKLSNEDFLDKAPADVVAGVREKHAAKLEKQQALEATLERIKAMMG
- the rarD gene encoding EamA family transporter RarD gives rise to the protein MPEPPSTPNRQSPSGVLFAFFAFLIWVLSPVYWKALGQVDALEIILHRVIWSFAFLMPLVWFGRQWNDFKTALKRPKIMGILLVTSILVGVNWLIYIWAVNNGRVLQASLGYYINPLVNIVLGMVFLGERLRRAQSIAVALATLGVLNLAFRYGVFPWVSLALAFSFGLYGLVRKVAAVGALAGLTVETLLLTVPAGLWIFHLHQNHAGAFLRSGGHIDLLLMGTGILTATPLLLFNLGAKRITLATLGFIQYTAPTGMLLLGITLFDEPFTRVQAVTFGLIWMALAVYSWDTVRAHRQRPSR
- a CDS encoding AI-2E family transporter, coding for MSNSNERLNSFVVVLLVVFISAVFLSMIRSFLMAIFLAGIFAALTRPIYHWLEKVLKGRRSLASLLTLTLIIIVVVVPLGLLTGVVTGQAIKVSQSAVPWVKNQLSQPGGINQILESIPYYDKIAPHSELILRKAGELVGGISQLLVNNLSSAAVGAVNLIFMLFVWLYTMYFFLMDGEKLLEKILYYLPLQDQEEQQLLERFTSVSRATLKGTAVIGILQGSLAGLAFWAVGIPSATFWGVIMVVLSIIPSVGTAVVWLPAAVILGFSGAIGKAVGLLIFCGLVVGSLDNLLRPILVGKDTQMHELMIFFGTMGGIFMFGMIGVLIGPIIAALFVTIWEIYGQAFAHILPETGYVLRKKRAEAEDASDEE